The Channa argus isolate prfri chromosome 22, Channa argus male v1.0, whole genome shotgun sequence genome has a window encoding:
- the LOC137108235 gene encoding olfactory receptor 2K2-like: protein MANATVVTPLKQPIVFELEGFYVPPGYDSLLFFLALLNYLVVLLGNGVVICIIVRDTNLHRPMFIMVCNLLVCDLLGATAVLPRLMMHFLTGEKRIAYVPAIAQAFTVQMYGIAMYSVLGIMAYDRYVAVCEPLRYHTIMTATRLHSCCALAWCVALLPIAVLFTFHINAPLCGTTIQHIYCSNRAILSLACRPTPENDIYGLSLFWCVGTGTFLIIAFSYIRILHASVKQGRADRAVQSKAFQTCASHLVVYVLYEVASVIIIVSQKFPSVSQNLKKFFSILFIIIPPVVNPIIYGLVSKELRTSIIKHFTNTSLLHYIVDKVLNSLS from the exons ATGGCAAATGCAACAGTGGTAACTCCTCTCAAGCAGCCTATCGTGTTTGAGCTGGAGGGCTTCTATGTACCACCAGGTTACGACTCTCTCCTGTTCTTCCTGGCTCTGTTAAACTACCTAGTGGTGCTGCTGGGGAACGGCGTGGTGATATGCATCATTGTCCGAGACACAAACCTGCACAGACCCATGTTCATAATGGTTTGCAACCTCCTGGTCTGCGATCTGCTGGGGGCCACGGCAGTGCTGCCTCGCCTCATGATGCACTTCTTAACAGGGGAGAAAAGGATTGCTTACGTCCCGGCCATCGCCCAGGCCTTCACTGTGCAGATGTATGGGATTGCAATGTACTCTGTTCTGGGTATAATGGCTTATGACAG gtACGTCGCTGTGTGTGAACCTCTTAGGTACCACACCATCATGACAGCAACTCGGTTACACTCCTGCTGTGCGCTGGCCTGGTGTGTCGCCCTGCTGCCTATAGCTGTGctcttcaccttccacattAATGCCCCGCTGTGTGGCACCACCATTCAGCACATCTACTGCAGCAACCGTGCGATCCTGAGCTTGGCCTGCAGACCCACCCCAGAAAATGACATCTATG GTTTGTCTCTATTCTGGTGTGTTGGCACAGGGACCTTCCTCATTATTGCATTTTCCTACATCAGAATCCTGCATGCTTCAGTCAAACAAGGCAGGGCTGACAGAGCTGTGCAGAGCAAGGCCTTTCAGACATGTGCATCACACCTGGTTGTGTATGTGCTCTACGAGGTAGCTTCAGTGATCATAATTGTGAGCCAGAAGTTCCCTTCAGTTTCCCAAAACCTCAAGAAGTTCTTCAGCATTCTGTTTATCATCATCCCACCAGTCGTCAACCCCATTATCTACGGACTGGTCAGCAAAGAGTTACGTACAAGCATCATTAAACATTTCACCAACACTTCTTTACTTCATTATATTGTGGATAAGGTCCTAAACAGCTTGAGTTAA
- the LOC137108233 gene encoding olfactory receptor 51E2-like, giving the protein MENYTYNSFTLQIEGLKVTTDYMYLVFFLLFIFYIVIMFMNIGIAVLIFIDKNLHQPMYVLLCNLSVSDIIGSTNILPRLLADVLRPPSERFITYYECVVQAFLTQFFSTTAHTVLMISLTVRLNRCRTLITNPFCDNASLFKLSCDDVFINNVYGLTFTVILLTASIGTMVLTYSKITVVCLMSKNISLNSKALKTCSTHLAVYLIMLISGFTVIILHRFPYYSDYRKLFGILFVIIPGSINPIIYGVQSKEIRKLLLATFRPKTCLPMCKK; this is encoded by the exons ATGGAGAATTACACCTACAATAGCTTTACACTCCAGATAGAGGGGTTAAAAGTGACAACAGATTACATGTACcttgtgtttttccttctctttatATTCTACATTGTAATAATGTTTATGAATATTGGCATTGcagttttaattttcattgaCAAGAACCTTCACCAGCCCATGTACGTCCTTCTTTGTAACCTATCAGTCAGTGATATTATTGGAAGTACTAATATTCTGCCTCGTTTGCTTGCAGATGTTTTGAGGCCTCCCTCTGAGCGTTTCATCACTTATTACGAGTGTGTGGTCCAAGCTTTCCTCACACAGTTTTTTAGTACTACTGCACACACTGTGCTCATGA TCAGTCTGACCGTACGACTGAATCGATGCAGGACTCTGATCACGAATCCTTTCTGTGACAACGCCTCTCTGTTTAAGCTCTCGTGTGatgatgtgtttattaataacGTCTATGGCCTCACATTCACTGTGATCTTGCTCACAGCTTCTATAGGCACCATGGTTCTCACCTACAGTAAGATTACAGTTGTCTGTCTGAtgagtaaaaacatttctttgaacaGCAAAGCTTTGAAAACCTGCAGCACTCATCTGGCTGTGTATCTGATCATGTTAATAAGTGGATTTACCGTTATTATTCTGCATCGCTTCCCTTATTACTCAGACTACAGGAAATTATTTGGGATTCTGTTTGTCATCATCCCTGGCAGCATCAACCCCATAATTTATGGTGTGCAGTCCAAAGAGATAAGGAAACTCTTATTGGCAACATTCAGGCCAAAAACATGTTTAccaatgtgtaaaaaataa
- the LOC137108234 gene encoding olfactory receptor 2K2-like gives MHRNTEALMANATVVTPLKQPIVFELEGFYVPPGYDSLLFFLALLNYLVVLLGNGVVICIIVRDTNLHRPMFIMVCNLLVCDLLGATAVLPRLMMHFLTGEKRIAYVPAIAQAFTVQMYGIAMYSVLGIMAYDRYVAVCEPLRYHTIMTATRLHSCCALAWCVALLPIAVLFTFHINAPLCGTTIQHIYCSNRAILSLACRPTPENDIYGLSLFWCVGTGTFLIIAFSYIRILHASVKQGRAERAVQSKAFQTCASHLVVYVLYEVASVIIIVSQRFPSVPQNLKKFFSILFIIIPPVVNPIIYGLVSKELRTSIIKHFTNTSLLHYIVDKVLNSLS, from the exons atgcacagaaacacagaggctTTGATGGCAAATGCAACAGTGGTAACTCCTCTCAAGCAGCCTATCGTGTTTGAGCTGGAGGGCTTCTATGTACCACCAGGTTACGACTCTCTCCTGTTCTTCCTGGCTCTGTTAAACTACCTAGTGGTGCTGCTGGGGAACGGCGTGGTGATATGCATCATTGTCCGAGACACAAACCTGCACAGACCCATGTTCATAATGGTTTGCAACCTCCTGGTCTGCGATCTGCTGGGGGCCACGGCAGTGCTGCCTCGCCTCATGATGCACTTCTTAACAGGGGAGAAAAGGATTGCTTACGTCCCGGCCATCGCCCAGGCCTTCACTGTGCAGATGTATGGGATTGCAATGTACTCTGTTCTGGGTATAATGGCTTATGACAG gtACGTCGCTGTGTGTGAACCTCTTAGGTACCACACCATCATGACAGCAACTCGGTTACACTCCTGCTGTGCGCTGGCCTGGTGTGTCGCCCTGCTGCCTATAGCTGTGctcttcaccttccacattAATGCCCCGCTGTGTGGCACCACCATTCAGCACATCTACTGCAGCAACCGTGCGATCCTGAGCTTGGCCTGCAGACCCACCCCAGAAAATGACATCTATG GTTTGTCTCTATTCTGGTGTGTTGGCACAGGGACCTTCCTCATTATTGCATTTTCCTACATCAGAATCCTGCATGCTTCAGTCAAACAAGGCAGGGCTGAAAGAGCTGTGCAGAGCAAGGCCTTTCAGACATGTGCATCACACCTGGTTGTGTATGTGCTCTACGAGGTAGCTTCAGTGATCATAATTGTGAGTCAGAGGTTCCCTTCAGTCCCCCAAAACCTCAAGAAGTTCTTCAGCATTCTGTTTATCATCATCCCACCAGTCGTCAACCCCATTATCTACGGACTGGTCAGCAAAGAGTTACGTACAAGCATCATTAAACATTTCACCAACACTTCTTTACTTCATTATATTGTGGATAAGGTCCTAAACAGCTTGAGTTAA
- the LOC137108232 gene encoding olfactory receptor 8G17-like codes for MENYTYNSLTLQLEGLNILEDFVYPFFFFFLFSYVLIMVANIGIVVLVFTDKNLHQPMYLFFCNLPFNDILQHSLMAPRLLIDMLRPPSERLISYYECVVQAFTTHMFSTTSHTVLIIGLTIRLNRCRTQILNPYCDNASLFKLSCENVYINNVYGLTFTVILFTASIGTMVLTYSKITVVCLTTKNKTLNRKALKTCSTHLVVYLIMLFSAMFIIILHRFPEYSNYRKFCSVFFHIFPGSLNSFIYGFQSKEIRKILSRFFVLPKILPQK; via the exons ATGGAAAACTACACTTACAACAGCCTCACACTCCAGCTGGAGGGATTAAACATTCTAGAAGATTTTGTCTAcccattctttttcttcttcttgttctccTACGTGCTCATAATGGTTGCAAATATTGGCATTGTTGTTCTGGTTTTCACTGACAAAAACCTTCACCAACCTATGTATCTGTTTTTCTGTAACTTGCCATTTAATGACATACTTCAACACTCTCTCATGGCGCCTCGTTTGCTCATAGACATGTTGCGTCCTCCCTCCGAGCGACTTATCAGCTATTACGAGTGTGTGGTTCAGGCTTTCACCACACACATGTTCAGCACCACTTCACACACTGTGCTCATAA TTGGTCTGACCATAAGGCTAAATCGATGCAGGACTCAGATTTTAAATCCTTACTGTGACAATGCCTCCCTGTTTAAGCTCTCCTGTGAAAATGTGTATATTAATAACGTCTATGGCCTCACGTTCACTGTGATTCTGTTCACAGCTTCAATAGGAACCATGGTTCTCACCTACAGTAAGATTACAGTTGTTTGTCTGACCACCAAGAACAAGACTTTGAACAGAAAAGCCTTGAAGACCTGCAGCACCCATCTGGTTGTGTATCTGATCATGCTATTTAGTGCAATGTTCATCATCATTCTTCATCGTTTTCCAGAATATTCAAACTACAGGAAATTCTGTagtgttttctttcatatattCCCCGGCAGCCTCAATTCCTTTATTTATGGTTTTCAGTCCAAAGAGATACGTAAAATATTGTCAAGGTTCTTTGTGCTCCCCAAAATTTtgccacaaaaataa
- the LOC137108278 gene encoding olfactory receptor 52N2-like, with the protein MENSTYNSLTLQLEGLRVTNTNKYPIYVFLLLTYVFILIANLGIVVLIWTERSLHQPMYLLFCNLSINDVMGNSLLVPRVLKDILLPPAERLIHYYECVVQAFTRHIVSTNAHTVLMIMAFDRYVAICNPLRYSAIMTGKMVIKLTVSAWMSSFVLVAILLSLTLRLSRCRTLITNPYCDNASLFKLSCEDVNINNVYGLTFTAVLLSSSIGSIILTYSKITVACLNKKSKSVNNKALKTCSTHLCLYLIMLVSGLVLIVLHRFPQYSEYRNISAILFNVVPGSLNPVIYGLQSQEIQKALANIFQVKKVKLSF; encoded by the coding sequence ATGGAAAACTCTACATACAACAGCCTCACCCTGCAGCTGGAGGGGTTAAGGGTCACAAACACTAACAAATATCCAATATATGTCTTTCTGCTTCTGACCTATGTGTTTATCTTAATTGCCAACTTGGGCATCGTGGTCTTAATATGGACGGAGAGAAGCCTCCACCAGCCCATGTATCTACTCTTCTGTAACCTGTCCATCAATGATGTGATGGGAAACTCTCTCCTGGTTCCTCGGGTGCTCAAAGACATCCTTCTGCCCCCTGCTGAGCGTCTCATTCACTACTACGAGTGTGTGGTTCAGGCTTTCACCAGACACATTGTTAGCACCAATGCCCACACTGTTCTCATGATTATGGCCTTTGACAGATATGTGGCCATCTGCAACCCACTGCGATACTCTGCCATAATGACTGGGAAAATGGTGATCAAACTGACTGTTTCAGCCTGGATGTCGTCCTTTGTTTTGGTGGCCATTCTGCTCAGTTTGACTCTACGACTGAGCCGATGCAGGACTCTGATCACAAACCCTTACTGTGACAATGCCTCCCTGTTTAAGCTCTCATGTGAGGAtgtgaatattaataatgtCTATGGTCTCACATTCACTGCGGTTCTGCTCTCGTCCTCTATCGGCAGTATAATCCTCACTTACTCGAAAATAACTGTGGCCTGTCTGAATAAGAAAAGCAAGTCTGTGAACAACAAGGCCTTGAAAACCTGCAGCACTCACCTGTGTCTCTATCTGATTATGCTAGTCAGTGGGTTGGTGCTCATTGTCCTCCATCGTTTCCCACAGTACTCTgagtacagaaacatttcagccATTCTATTTAATGTTGTTCCCGGCAGCCTCAACCCCGTCATCTATGGACTGCAGTCCCAGGAAATACAAAAGGCTTTGGCAAACATATTTCAGGTTAAAAAGGTCAAGctctcattttaa